In the genome of Ziziphus jujuba cultivar Dongzao chromosome 10, ASM3175591v1, the window CTGCAGAGACAGCAAAGATTGCTTGTGAGAatccaaaacctgaaggattTCAAGGGAGCTCAAGGAAATCAAAACAAGTGACCTCCTCAAGGAAGGATTGCAAGGCCTTTTCTTCTGTTCTCAGTGCCCGGAGCAaggtaataatttttattttattttaaattgccTCTTTTCATCTTTAATTGTTgccccttttgttttttcttcaatgtaATCTTTTCTATTTTCAGGCTGCTTCTGCAATCGCCAGTGAGCCAAAAGATCTAGTAGTGAACATTGATGCAGAGGATACTGATAATGAACTTGCAGTGATCGAGTACATCGATGAACTCTATGAGTTTTACAAGCTTTCCGAGGAAGAGAATCAAGTGAAAGACTACATGGGTTCACAGTCAGATATCAATGCTAAAATGAGATCAATACTCGTAGATTGGTTGATAGAAGTTCATCACAAATTCGAGCTCAATCCAGAGACACTCTACCTTACCATCAACATTGTTGACCGGTTCCTCTCAATGAAGGTTGTACCAAGAAGGGAGCTTCAGTTGGTTGGTATTAGCTCAATGCTACTGGCTAGCAAGTACGAAGAAATTTGGTCGCCTGAGgtaattttctctctcttctctctctctctctctctctctctctctctcaaagtcACAAACTCCCTTTTTGGTTTGTGAGGATTCTAAACTCCCTTTTGGGTTTGTGAAATTTGGCAGGTTAATGACTTTGTCTGCATTTCAGACAATGCTTATGCTAAAGAACAGATTTTGGCAATGGAAAAGGCAATTTTGGGGAAGCTTGAATGGTTCTTAACAGTTCCAACACCATATGTCTTCCTTGTTCGTTATGCTAAAGCCTCTTTGCCATTTGATGAGCaggtaaggaaaaaaaaaaaaaaaaagaaaaaaagaaaaaaaaaaaacactcatcAGGGTTTTCTAGGATAAACCCAGATCAtgatttaatt includes:
- the LOC107410303 gene encoding G2/mitotic-specific cyclin S13-7 isoform X1, whose translation is MASRAIAPQQQQQPREGVRQKKLPVEGRNNRRVLQDIGNLVSRKAAEGKQEAPIDKNKKSIAEDAVTLLQIGVGKVSVAAKPAETAKIACENPKPEGFQGSSRKSKQVTSSRKDCKAFSSVLSARSKAASAIASEPKDLVVNIDAEDTDNELAVIEYIDELYEFYKLSEEENQVKDYMGSQSDINAKMRSILVDWLIEVHHKFELNPETLYLTINIVDRFLSMKVVPRRELQLVGISSMLLASKYEEIWSPEVNDFVCISDNAYAKEQILAMEKAILGKLEWFLTVPTPYVFLVRYAKASLPFDEQMENMVFFLAELGLMNYTTITNFSPSILAASAVYAARCTLEISPFWTETLKHNTGYSEDQLMDCAELLVSLHSTAAESRLRAVYKKFSSEDRNAVALLLPASSLLSESSP
- the LOC107410303 gene encoding G2/mitotic-specific cyclin S13-7 isoform X2; this translates as MASRAIAPQQQQQPRGVRQKKLPVEGRNNRRVLQDIGNLVSRKAAEGKQEAPIDKNKKSIAEDAVTLLQIGVGKVSVAAKPAETAKIACENPKPEGFQGSSRKSKQVTSSRKDCKAFSSVLSARSKAASAIASEPKDLVVNIDAEDTDNELAVIEYIDELYEFYKLSEEENQVKDYMGSQSDINAKMRSILVDWLIEVHHKFELNPETLYLTINIVDRFLSMKVVPRRELQLVGISSMLLASKYEEIWSPEVNDFVCISDNAYAKEQILAMEKAILGKLEWFLTVPTPYVFLVRYAKASLPFDEQMENMVFFLAELGLMNYTTITNFSPSILAASAVYAARCTLEISPFWTETLKHNTGYSEDQLMDCAELLVSLHSTAAESRLRAVYKKFSSEDRNAVALLLPASSLLSESSP